The Helianthus annuus cultivar XRQ/B chromosome 15, HanXRQr2.0-SUNRISE, whole genome shotgun sequence genomic sequence ATAAATGCTTTAGAATTTGAAGTCCTGTTAGGATCATAATTATCCCAATTAAAACCTTCTGGAatcctttcatcttcttgatgAACCAGATAAGCTTTCTTTGATGGCTCTTCGATCAGTTCGTTCCTAGCATGTGAAGTTTGTGCCGATTGTTGTTGATGcggagcaacttgatgataaatctcctttcgatgataatcattgttgccgaatggattttgagctccacttgcttcgcgatttgtgcattctcgcttaaagtgccccttttccctgcaacaaaaacaagtaactttagatttatcaaaacctaaaggtgaagttccagcatcacggaaatcatctcttccagtgatctgtttaaatttctcagctcttctcaacacacaagccatacaccactttatatccataagctccatttcctcagcatcaatctgatcgtaatcctcttttgttaacataggatttccgattcttccCGCAACCAAACTTTATAAGACTCTAAAAcggtcaccaacaaagacatatgacctTTAGCAACATCTTCTGagaaattctgaccattctgaagatgtaatgcaatgttgcattgtagtacTTGGCCAATGCATCGGCcaacttttcaacccattcttctctatctttcttgatatccaatcgcttcatgttaaccaccaaattgcaatatctttctataatcatTTTGGTGTTTTCAGTCTTCAATCCatgaaatagatcaaattctttcttcaaaagtgactttttgttcttgatcatgtctagacttccaacaaactttgttTTTAGTGCTTTCCACATTGAGTgtgcacttccgttgtgttgcaATAAGATCAAGATGTCTTCCTTAATGGCTTGTTGCAAtatactgatcatcatcttttcacttttgtACTTCTTTTTCTCATTATTATCTAAATCTTTAATAACAACAATCTCTCCGTATTCATCAATCGGTCTAACATATCGTTCTTCAACACATTCCCACGCCTCCAAGTGATacgcttgaacccaattttcgaaacGTTCTACCCATCCATTATActcctcgatattcatgagcttgggcggtttttgcatggtgcccaTTTCATTCTCTAAGTTCACGTTCTGAGCCATAGTGATCGgggtagcaaatgcgttgtagaattcgTTTTCCATGATTCGGTTTTAAAAGTTCACAAAATCAGAATTTTCAAACGAACTGGTATTCCTTCAAACGGTTTGTACCACTTCATGCGAACTGGATTCACAAAACCAAACGATCTGAACTTAACCCTCTTCGTACGACCTGATAAGATATTCACTCAATCCGTGCGACCTGAAACGATTTCAAAAGACCTGATACACTTTTCACACGACCTGATTCAATTTCGAACGACCTGGACTACTTCGTACAACCTGGATCACTTCGTACGAACTGGTTCAAACGATCTTAGCAAATTTCAAGCGAACTGAAGGTTTTTCACACGGTCTGACCCAAACCGTGCGGACTGAGTTACTTTTTCAAACGACCTGAATCAATCCGTGCGACCTGGACTGTTAAGCTCGTGCAACCTGACTATATTTCACACGAACTGAATGAATTCCGAACAATCTGAACAGTTTTTCACGCggtttggtcaattttatcaagttttaggttgaattAGGTTCTGATATgctcaaggattgattaaaacttaGTTTTACGTGTTATATCCCAAAATCAGATCATTTTGACCGTAAATTCgttgaaattttgaagaaaaattatagaaaatgagtagaaatgagtagaaaacagaTTTTATCCTTGAAAACAAgttgaaatggtaagaactcttcctcctgagctctgatacgaCTTGTAGGATCGGTGAATTGATcaaaatgagtcgatcagaagagttctagaccaaatcagaggcgaaattcattgatttgatcttcattcagcttgatatgcacttagaagtagattaactGTCGATTGTATTGATATAACAACTTTACACGAGCTGGAGACATTTCAGCAGAGCTTCGCTACTTGaatcacaaagttacaaatgaagaaccaAGACCCTCTATATATAGGGATTGCCAGGTCGCATGAACCAAGCATgtccagttcgcacgaactggtcactTCGTGTGAACCTGCTGGTTCAGACCTGTTTCCCATTTTTCTCGAACTACGTGTCTTGGTCTATCTATTCtgttacatgactcgatacaagacaaagtcaacagacatatgcaccaacaatgtgaactttgaagttttcgttgtagcattttaaaagatgagaagtatctctacctatcaggtcgtccggtcgaacggtcatccggacggatgaccgttCGCTCGGATGGCGATCCATTCGAGTGAGATGTTTCAAAGATCCAAGTCCCCTGGTAGGATAGTCAtacgatcggatggtcatccgatcggatgattaTTCGTTTGGAACTGATATTCTTCGAAGTTTTGTAAAATGGTTAAGTATTGGAAATCACAAGTCACCTGATCGGATcatcgttcgatcggatggcgacAGGATCGGATGGCGATTCGTTCGGTAACCTATTCGTTTTGAAAACTTGTAGAATTTGCTAAGTTTAGAAAGTTTGTGGTTTAACCGAGGTGGTATGAcacgtgttaaacaacggaaacccCATCAGGCCCAACTCATCCGGTCggacgggaatcaccccgttcgatccAAACTAGCTTTTTATGACGGTTTtccatgttcaacccgtgaatcggttgtctctttgatagaaatccGTTCTCAAACCGGCActtcactagagaatgagtagaggGCCCGAACGAGCTCAGATTCTATCGGTTTTATGTAGAAAGTtaagaatgttgaagaaaagtttgaaacatTTGAGCTATGTTTAGATTTaggtgaaatcagtgtttaaaaaTTGTAGAAATCTGTTAGATTCGGATTGTTCTTGCTGGAATGAAGTCATTCTCCGAAGTTTATACAAACCCGTGATGACGTCACCCTTGAACAGCCCGAAATcagatgatttcatggttaaaagttgtgATTTATGGGTGAAattgatgagaaagtgtgtgctgATTGAGGAAGTACGAGTTTTGAGATGAAAACTTACAAGactcgcgaggaatcgagagaaaaaggGCCGAGAATGCACTGGTCGGAGGAGAGCTGTCACTTCACaagaacagtgatgtgacaggtgagTATTTATAGGGGAAGGAGAGGAAGGCGGTGTAGTGTGGTTCGATCGGAGGGcctttcgatcggatggccatccgatcggatggctcgAGTGAGTTGGTTTTCCGATTTTCGTTTCGtacgttgagcgttgcgatgcgttttaGCGAGTGTCGAATAAGCGATGCGATAGTTTTaaataatagttacacaaataacataactaacatacaacaacataaGTAACCTTGTGTTTCCAAttcgcgatgagattgcgttacgatagagttgcgattgcgtttgcgaTTAATCACCTCAAAACATATAATAAACATGAACAAGTAACACATAATttcacacacacacgtaaaacaatatccagaactgcgattcaagttgcgatgcgatagcgatgaGTTAGCGTTAAGTAGGTTAGCGTTTAATAGcgtttattgcattgttacttcacatAATACAACGAAATCAACGTAAACTAAGGTATCGATTATCAAGTCAAGGAGTACAagtaataattaagcaaggaatgaAAGATCTGATTAGCAATATTTTCTTTCTTTGACTTTGaatttgacttgtactttgacttcaaaaagtcgggttgttacacgaGTCACCCACCCCTTTAAACACCTTTTCATTTCGAGCTAACAACCTTCTCATCTCGAGCTAAACATAATCTCCAAGCTGTAATGGGAAAAATGGCATAACACAAATAGACTGGACAAATAAGTGTCCTAGCGATTAGTGATTTGCAACTCGTAATTAGATTAACACAAAAAACCCTAACTAGTTCTAAGACCTTTTTATTTAGTTCTATTCCCTAAGTAGTTCACACGTTTCACCAATTAAATTATTGATCAATCAAAGTTTCAAGCCCTAGATGGTCGACTATATGTCAATGTGGGGTAGCCCACTTGGTAGAGACATTTGCCTCGTATGGGAGAGGTCTTAGGTTCTAACCTGGAGAAGAGGAGTATTTATGGATTATTGGTGTGTGATATTTGTCATTCAGAAAAATGGTCAGACTATATAATTTAAAGATAGTATGAATCAAATCTAACATGCATAAACTCATAGAAAGATCGACACAGCCACACAAACCAGATTTATAACCAATACTTTACTAAAAGTACGCAATAATACACAAATCAATCCATGAATCAAATAAAAAAGAATCATCTCATCCAAATGGCTATAAGAAGTTTAGTCGGACATGGTAATGTAAAGAACACAAAACTAGATCCAAACATATTAAAAAGGTGAAGAAAACTGAAAACGAAAATAGTTCGAACCGAACGACAAGAATAAAGGCTAACCGAGGGTTAGGCCGCCCTTCAATTTCCAAGTCTCCTAGCTTCCTTAATCTCCTCTTCTctaaggctaaagggtgtgggagtcatggttgggacatgattcgccacctaggaacatgaatggaaagGCTACACCATCCCTTtgcttgatccaccatggtttgcatggattaaaccaggACAACCATGGttctcctttccatttttcaagaaatcatttcattttttctttagacaaagataaattaaaataaataaggggctagtggttttggtcatgaccacacccttaagGTAATGGTTTTGAATGGTAGATTAGAGGTGGGTGACATGACACTGACGTAAAGGGTTATGATAGTCATGAGGGTCATAACCACATCCCATAGCCTAATAAGTGATGGGCACATGTTTGCTTTAATAAGCAAAGTCAGGGTTTCTGTTTCATATGATGTATGATCATGGGTTTTGACTTTTCTTCTCTTCCCCTCCAGAACTTCACATAAGTCTTTAGTCAACATCAAAGCATGCAAATCAAAAGGTAAACTCGATTATGCAGTTCTTATCAAATTTGCAATATAAACAACTCAAAACATAGGGCAATATATATGTCTTTTGAAACACATCAGTTtatatttgaaaaacaaagtaaaaAGGCTAAAATTCAAACAAAGTAAAAAGGCTAAAAATAAAGTGTTGAATTCGAATACGTACTTTAATTATTATCTCTAAATTGTTGCTAAATGGTGATTACCTTGGCACTTGTACACCGATCCCCAAGATTTTCAAATACCTCCCCATTAATTTTGAACttagttgaaaaaaaaaaatcagttatacatatttcattaaaaaaaaccaGTGAAAAACAAGAAATGAATATCGAATTTGATTAAATACTTCAATTATTCTTTTTGAAAGGTTAATGAACAGTGCATTACCTTTTTCACGACTATTATTACTGTTTTATAGCTCTTAGTTTTACTTATTTAAATGATAAATTATTATTTACGTGACTTGATCAGATCTGAACCGAACCAAAAGTTTAGATGTCAAGTTAAGATGCGTCCAAACGTCGAAAAAACCAACAATGGTGAAAAAATTATCCTAAAACCATGGGCCTGCCATTGATCTTCGTTAAGTCCAAACCACATTAATTAAGTTTTTATTTTACTAGTTGCAATGGCAAAACATCATTATTTATGCAACCCAACCTGAAATGAAAATTCGAACGTCTAGCTAAGAGACATCCgagattaaaaaataaataaaattcttaGCCCCGTCCTGTCTCAAGATCTAAGTACTCAAGATATATGTTTAAAATTCGAGCTTGACTTGTTTTCTAATCATTTTACAAATCTCATGTTTCTTGCATTAAACTACAAGTTAAAAACGATCACAACCAGCAATTGTAGTGTGGTTTCTATGTAAGTACAGAACCCAAACCATAGCTACAAACATTCACAGCCGGTGGAACCTCCCATTGCGGCACCCTCCGCCTCATCTCTTCAAAATCCGCCACACATCGACTAACCGACAGTTCCCACATCCTTTTCCTTTCAGCTGCCATCTTACTTCCGACAACCCGATCAAAATTCTCAGGCCAGCCATCCTCCCATTTCTCATGAGCATCACAAAGCTCAATCCCACCGCCACCATCGTCCGCCCAGCTCCACCCCTTATCTAACCCACTCATAACCCTTTCTGCACATCGCCCTGAACATACCGGTGTACATGGCCTGCACTTAGCCCCGTTCAATGGCCCTGTACTTGAAATCGCCGCCACCGGTACATCCGAACGTATTGGCGGGAACCTGTTATTATAAAATGACGTACGTTAGGGTTGTATCAAGATTCAAGATTAGAGTTTATTTGCGTTGATGTTATAATAAGTACTAATAATCTCCTATAAACATGGTTGTAAAATAAGGTTTCCAATGCCAAGTACTCCctgagtagtcgctacaaggtaggctgtcGAGCCGACTTTCttcgactccgcctaattactcggagtcggtcaaacACGGTCAACCTCAACCAGAATTGGATCAAGTAGGTCAAGTCGGGTCTAGTTTgccttaaataataataaaaacataatttctgtgcctatcatattaaagaataaatatcattttcacgtattttgttataaatattagtaaatttatgttatttgacatatatttaatctccaaaatagtaatttttttataatttaacatgtccaaGTACTCCcggagtactctccgcctagaccgagtactctcaactccccggtcgaccgactagggagcgcctagcgacttttgcaaccatgcctATAAATCAAACTTATTTGAAGGTGAAAATAGACCGTTATTCGAATCAGGTTATTAGATTTTCAGTTTTTTAAAATGATCATTAACCCATTCTCTATCCCCATTCCGTATTCAAAAATTTATTTAGGAAAATGTAAGGAAAGCAtcaaaaatacaatatttcattccCATCCCTAAGAGCATTCACAACCCTTCCACCAAATTATGTGAACGGggtttttattttatgaaaagtGGTTATAGGTGGTTGTGAGTAGAGTAGAGAGAAAATATTACTATTGATCTTTAAATTTGAGTGAACACTGTTCATCCTTTAtaatttattaatatattttgaaagtgtttGTGAATGGAAGAAAGataaaatgtaatgataaaggtattaaaaagaattatttaattaaaaaaaagagagaaaaaaaataGTAATTTTTAATGGAATATTGAATAAAAATAAAGAGTTAATGCTCTAACTTTTAAAGGAAAACTGAAGTAAATCCCTATATTTCAGATTTTACTATTCATTCATTCCCGTCCTTTTTCCTATATTTCGTGATTGGAAGAaagattttaaaattttaaataaaagatttttatttaattaaatagtGATAAATATGGGAATGGGATGTTGGAAGATTTAAAAGTTGAGGAAACGTTTAAGGATAATTTTGGTTTGTAGAGCATTCACATTAGGTTCTGTATTAAGTCTGTTTCTCAAAATTATAGAAAAAAATGTAAGATTTTCTTCTATTTGTACACTTCATCAACATCTTTAAAATAGAAATTAGGTTTTAAAAACCTACACTAATTTTTTAAGTATTGAGAATCACTATTCATATCTAAGTATAACTTAAATAAACCGAAGATAGAATTAGAGATACAGAGTTTGACATGAGagcttttaaataaataaacaaaattaaGAACAAAATGTGTATTTTAGTTAAATTATAATGATAGAGATAGAGAACCTGCTCTATTTAAATTATATAGATGAGAACAAGAAATTGATTGCGAATGCTCTAATTATGTATTAAGAAAATTATTCAAATATCCTGTGTCCTAAGAAAAATATTGTATATGTATGTTCATATAAAAATACGTCTCATAAATTCAAATATTCAAGTTAGATCAGTTTTGAAATTCACTAACACGAAACAGATTCGAAAACCATACCCATGAATCGATTTGAGTGATAATCTCATTCAGAATTTTGAAAAcctaatccaaacacttaattCAAAAACTATATTATAATTTCAGTTTTCGAATATGGTTCGAATAATAACCCCTAGACTCCTATTCGCCGTTTAGGCGGTGTGACATTGGGTCACTCAAAAAGAAAatcaccgttcaaaaaaaatatagtACCTGTATCTCCGGTCGGATATGACGCAAAACGGGACCAACCGCTTTGTAACACATGTGATGTTACGAACGCTGAGTTGGGCCTGGAACGCTGACTCGGAATTGAGGTAACGAAACTCAGCCGAGTCAAGTTCTGGGATGATAGAGAGGCGGGAGAGGGCGGCGATGGAGGTGTTGTAATCGCCGATGCCAAAACGGTCGTTGAAGCCGTGGTAAGAGGATCCTGATGGGACGACATATTGTTTTGGGATGAATAGTTCGGGTGGTAGTTGGGACGACCAGTAGCCATCGACCCTGGTTCGAACTATCCAGTTGTACGTGAAGTTGTGTTGGTGTTGGTATGATTGAATCATGGTTAAGCAACCCTCCACCAGATTGAAATACTGCAATAGGCCCTGATAGAGATGATTGTGTAATGTCAAATACAAAAggtatcattttttttttttgttaataatttaacaaattatttaaaaaatatgattttcaacaaaaaaaaatactaaaactATGACTGGTTAGCTATACACCTTGTAGCGAAGACCCTTCATATCAAAATGATTCCTACTAAggtcatccgtagtcataaagcccctttgtgTGCGTTATGTGACACGTGTCGTGTCACGTCACACAAGGGCTTTATAGAGcattatatcactagagcccgtagtcataaagcccctacctatttttacctaattattaatttttaattttattaaataattataaaaaccCTTAACTAATTTTTGATTGGTCAAAGTTTTAAAACTTCCCTCTATCACGCTGCTATGGAGATAGCACTGACCCCTTTTTTTGACCTATAACGCCCACCATCGTAGTGTGTTAAGCGCCATTGGGGCTTTATAGGCACACATGACGCGCCACTACACACAGCCTAATACTAAGTTAGTTTTAAATTATTTCATTTTTTAAAATCCACCTTTAATTCAAAA encodes the following:
- the LOC110910546 gene encoding uncharacterized protein LOC110910546 yields the protein MKLLSNFTHFLSNLHRRFILLLIPSISLLLFLFFSTNEFNNSNVTENKRNLKSELLQSRIAVCLVGGARRFELTGPSIVENVLKVYPNSDLFLNSPLDENAYKFSLLNSVPRIAGVRILPASHVPETDAAGRVLTRIDSPNGIQGLLQYFNLVEGCLTMIQSYQHQHNFTYNWIVRTRVDGYWSSQLPPELFIPKQYVVPSGSSYHGFNDRFGIGDYNTSIAALSRLSIIPELDSAEFRYLNSESAFQAQLSVRNITCVTKRLVPFCVISDRRYRFPPIRSDVPVAAISSTGPLNGAKCRPCTPVCSGRCAERVMSGLDKGWSWADDGGGGIELCDAHEKWEDGWPENFDRVVGSKMAAERKRMWELSVSRCVADFEEMRRRVPQWEVPPAVNVCSYGLGSVLT